From a region of the Neobacillus niacini genome:
- a CDS encoding carbohydrate ABC transporter permease: MEQVIKPSVEQVIKPSRKLRKFSIGQFVTMLMLAAFAIVILYPLLWMVISSMKSYNEIFNDVWGLPSTWIVENYSLAWSKGISGYFMNSFFVTSVTIIAVLIIGSMAAFVLARYKTRWIDIALIFTIGGMMMNPQVALIPLFNILTNLDLINTHWALILTYIAYRLPLTILLLRGYFLSIPKELEESAIIDGCTEFGIYRRIYLPMSVPILLTTIVLTAFFAWNEFLFATVFIDSETLKTIPSGLMNFRDALRTDWGVLLAGMVLASLPMIALLIFLQKYLVQGLSEGSVKG; the protein is encoded by the coding sequence ATGGAGCAGGTAATAAAACCATCTGTGGAGCAGGTAATAAAACCATCTCGGAAACTACGGAAATTTAGTATCGGCCAATTTGTCACCATGTTAATGTTGGCCGCTTTTGCAATCGTCATCCTTTATCCGCTTCTTTGGATGGTTATCTCTTCGATGAAGAGCTATAATGAGATCTTCAATGATGTCTGGGGCTTACCAAGTACTTGGATTGTTGAAAACTACTCACTTGCCTGGTCAAAAGGTATATCCGGCTATTTTATGAATAGTTTTTTCGTGACAAGTGTAACCATTATTGCGGTTCTGATTATTGGCTCGATGGCGGCATTTGTACTGGCCAGATATAAGACAAGATGGATTGACATTGCGCTGATTTTTACCATCGGCGGAATGATGATGAATCCACAGGTTGCCTTAATTCCATTGTTTAATATCCTTACGAATCTAGATTTAATCAATACCCATTGGGCGTTAATTTTAACGTATATCGCTTATCGATTGCCATTAACGATTTTGCTTTTGAGAGGGTATTTTTTAAGTATTCCAAAAGAACTGGAAGAGTCAGCCATTATTGATGGATGTACGGAATTCGGTATCTATCGAAGAATCTATTTGCCGATGTCCGTGCCAATTTTGTTGACAACGATCGTACTAACTGCATTCTTTGCATGGAATGAGTTCTTATTTGCTACAGTCTTTATTGATTCGGAAACATTGAAAACAATTCCATCAGGATTAATGAACTTTAGGGATGCTTTACGGACAGATTGGGGCGTACTCCTTGCGGGGATGGTACTCGCTTCGCTTCCAATGATTGCGCTGTTAATCTTCTTGCAAAAGTATCTAGTTCAAGGACTATCTGAAGGTTCTGTAAAAGGTTAA
- a CDS encoding PfkB family carbohydrate kinase produces the protein MKIIAIGDNVVDCYLDQGKYYPGGNCVNVAVNCKRSGAEDVSYIGIFATDDKADHLKNVLELEGIPYHRSRMAEGISGQPRVNLTEDGDRVFVGGPKNTVQHILKLRLTPEDYEYIKEFDVAHTSCYSSMEEELPGLAQHINVSYDFSDKYNAAQLEKVCPYIKHGFFSGAHLSDEELENLVEKLGKYDLETIGITRGSKPAIFLHRGKRYSQEVFETEIVDTMGAGDSFIAGFLTAIYKQKDMKEALVFAAERASITCGFYGGFGYPKDLE, from the coding sequence GTGAAGATTATTGCAATTGGAGATAATGTGGTAGATTGTTACTTGGATCAGGGGAAGTATTATCCTGGCGGTAACTGTGTCAATGTCGCTGTAAATTGTAAGCGTTCAGGAGCGGAAGATGTCAGTTATATTGGGATTTTTGCCACGGACGATAAAGCAGACCATTTGAAAAACGTACTTGAGCTGGAAGGTATTCCTTATCACCGCTCACGTATGGCAGAAGGAATCAGTGGACAACCCCGCGTAAATCTTACCGAGGATGGCGATCGTGTATTTGTGGGCGGACCAAAGAATACGGTTCAACATATTTTGAAATTAAGACTTACCCCTGAGGACTATGAATATATTAAAGAGTTTGATGTTGCTCATACTAGCTGCTATAGTTCAATGGAAGAAGAACTTCCGGGCTTGGCGCAGCATATTAACGTATCCTACGATTTCTCGGATAAATATAATGCCGCCCAGCTTGAAAAAGTTTGTCCTTATATCAAACATGGGTTTTTCTCAGGAGCTCATTTAAGTGATGAGGAGCTTGAGAATTTAGTAGAGAAGCTAGGGAAATATGATTTGGAAACAATCGGTATTACTAGAGGTTCCAAGCCTGCTATTTTTCTCCACAGGGGAAAAAGGTATAGTCAAGAAGTGTTTGAAACCGAAATCGTTGATACAATGGGAGCAGGTGATAGTTTTATCGCTGGGTTTTTAACAGCGATATACAAGCAGAAAGACATGAAGGAAGCCTTAGTCTTTGCCGCTGAACGAGCTAGCATTACTTGTGGGTTTTATGGCGGGTTCGGCTACCCGAAGGATTTGGAATAG